The genomic window aGGGCCTAAACCCTGCTAGTGACCCCAGCAACCAACACTAAGGTGGGGCATCCAGAAGCAACAGGGAGGATCCACTACTTGGCCCCTGCCCTTCCAGctcaggaggctgtggccacaacgaaagtccctggtggctgcatttgaccacggtggccacatttgagaaacgctaATAAATCTCCTTTGAAAATACCATTTGACTTCAGCTTGGGAGGTGTGGGAAAGAGCAGTTACATCATGGAGAAAACATTATTTCCTCTACATATAAATGGACTTTTCCAACTCATGTATTACCATAACTTTGCCAACACCACCCTATTCAAGTATCTGCAGATATTATTAAATAGGTTCACTAACCTTCTCACCAGCTTTGCCTTCAAATTGGGGTTTGATTTGGAATCTGTCATCTTCACCTGCAGCATCTTGCTCATCGTCACTGCTCTCAAACAACTTCCCAGAAATTTTACTAGTAAATTCCTTAATTGTTTAAtaacaaaaaagcaaaacaaactgaGGAAACAGTTATAATAAGTAGTTCTAAGAACACTACTACCCACTTGTTTTGTATTACTTTCCCAATACAGCTGGAAGCCAACATCCTTTCATGATATCGCATTTACTTCTACTAATTATTGATGGTCATGAATCCTTGTAAAAAGATGTTACAGCTGCTTTACATGTTCTGAGACAATCCTTTTGGTAATTTTATTTTACAGTTGTGATCATTCAAGTGTGGTAGGAGCACATTTCTGTATCTGTACTTTTCCGTATGATTTTATCTTATAAATTACTGTGATGCTGAGCCAGCaagagttaagcaaccagcagCTTGGATGACTTGAAAGCAACTTTTAAGGACATATTAGAAGAGTACTGAAATGGTAAATATGGTCATTCCTTGTAGATAATTATCAAAGCCATTTCAAGTTGACTAGAATCTTTGATATTGTTAGGGAATCAAGAATAAATACTAAACATATTTGTCTGTTTAACTATATCTTGTTagaagtttaacaatgtgatCTAATTAGCTGTCTATGTTTCATACCTGaattctattgattcagagatcaaaaggggaaATTATAATTTAGATAGGACTTGTGATATAATAATGTTATTGGCCACATTTCTCTTTGAAATTTGTAGTAAACTACTTGTGAACTGTTTGATAGTTAATTGCCTTATGCTAATAAATACAACTAGTTACCGGTGTATACCTAGGAAACACAGATTAGCTTTAAAGCAACAATGTACATTACCTGTTCTTCATTCAAGGAAGGCCAGCTATGATCATTTGCTGTCAAAAGGCTTATCCACTTAACTTCAGCTATAAAGAAAGTGTTGGGCCTGATCCTATTTTATCACAGAtctgtttaaaactttgacaGGGAAAGTCTAAGCCTACAAGAATGAGGCCTCTAGGTCTACTCTCGATTAACCTGCAAGTCTCATGGAAGCATTTGAACAAACTCTGCACATGGACTGCCTATTTGACTATCAGCTTTTAAATTGATTATAAAAGGATTTTTACAAATCAGCAGCCTCaacatctctgctatgaaactgatTTAAGAACTTTGTTCATATCTCTATGTACATTGATCTTTTAGCCACAGCAACTCTTCTTTTTATTAGTAAATTCTCACTATATTAAACTTGGCTGTGTGGGTGGGAACCAAAGGGGATTGTATTTTGGCTTCttggtaaccagtaaggtattacaGATGCTGTAtggttactggcttggtgaactctcattataaaataaaccacCAATTTTGGGAATCGTCTGCCCTATtatttgcagtttgccctgaatAAACATGCTCAGTGTAGCCTCTCCAGGCACCATGGTCACAGTTACACACTTCACATTCTTGCAACTGTGGAATTGCTTAGTATTTGTGAAATGCCTTTAATGAACGTGTTTAACTGGTGATGCAGATGACACTTTACCCTCTCAAATCCATATATTCAATAAAAACAGTTTGATACTTATTATGAAGCAGTATTTCagttaaacttgcttttctctAGGTTTCACAGTGGTTGTTAGGCTGTTATAAAAAAGTTAATTTGGATTTTGAAAGATGTTATTCTAGGAAAGTTTTAGTATCAGTTTTTAAGTAACAGCCTCCACAGACTGCCTTTTGCTTTATGAAATCTACAATACAATGGAAGTTACTTGACAAATATAATTGAAATGATAAAAGTCAAGAGAAATGTAATGCAGTTGTAAGTGAcaccctcagcagcagcagccaagaaTGTCACAGCCAAGCCTTCCAGAACAATTATGGTTCCCCACCACAGAGTTTAGGCCACTGTACAACAACTCCCAATATGGAGCAAGGATCCCAACGTAGTAAACTAACCTCTAAACAGAAGTCAGGAAAACAAAGGGATGGGAGGGAGAAAGGGTGTTTTACATTTAACATTGACAGTGGCCCTAATTTTAAAACACCTTTGAAAAAGAAAGAAGCTTTCAGTTCAGGCTTTAAAAGTGGATAGACTGAAAGATGTCAAGGGAGAGGAAGTTCCCTCCCATCAAATGCATCATCGGCTGCTGACCTACTGCACGATGGTGGAACCTCTGAAGACAGGTGGTGTTACAAAAGATACTGAATAAGTGAAGTTCTCAAAATTTACTCAAACTCTACACCATCAGTCATTTTAAAACCCAAGAGGGCCAATTTAAAATTAATCCTCTGCTTTATAGGTAATAAATGAAAAGGATCCATGGCAGATGTAATTTTACCACAGTTGctcaattaataagcaaaaatcCCTCTGCATTCTGAACAGCGTGTAGCATATAAAAGAATATGTCTATTGTTCAGATAGCAAAAGCCCATTTTCGTCTAGTGTACAGTCAAAATCTTACACTAcagttaaaaacaataaaatacattTCTACTCAGTTACCAATACCAAATTAAAACAAGGCTCAGTAAATTGGAATGCAAGACAGGCTTGACATTCTGACTTATTTTAAGAAGCATAACCTAGCTTGTGTATTTCAGTGTCATTATTTGTTGGTTTTTGAGTTACATTATTTGGGATGGCGCGAGGGCTAGTGGTTAAATGATAGAATCTTGAACTTCAGATTTCCAGTCCTTTTTCCACCACTTACTCTCTGCACAACACTGGGCAATTCAgatcttttccttttatttaactGACAACAGTGGGAAGTGGAGTTCTAGCATAACCACATATAAGCCTCTCCATGAGACCACTGCTCTTATGGTTTGTGAGTTGTGATATTGTATGAACACAGCACTGCAATAAATTTACACAAATTATTTCATCCAGTAGAGTGCCTGATTTTTTAAGGTACCAAAAAGATACTCCAAAATTTGCATTGTCTTTAATTTATAAATTCATGTTTTAACTCTACGAATATGCACCACTTATTTTGTGTCATCTATTTTATATCCATTAGTACAAAGGATAATATTCAAGATTTGATCTCAAACTCTGAATATGAGTAGGTGTTGCTCTTCAGTACAATACATACTAGCAAACTGGGTAGGTGAATGCCCTTTCAGAAATTAGGCTGGACTTGTTTCTAAGCCACTTACTTTTCCAGGCAGATTTCCTATAGTCGCTTCTTCCTTAGACTTCTCTTCTACTTCAGCTTCACTTTCTCCATCTGAATCAAATACAATGTGCTTATGTTTGCTTGCTGACTGGTTTTCCTGGAAAAGGAGAGACATTGTTCAGTTTAACATGGCAAATATTGGTTATATACTGTGGAAACTACTGCTGGGCACATTTACAACAGTAGAGAATGTAATTAATTAATCTATTGTGTCTTCTGGAAAAAAATCCCATGACATCCCAGTATACACTTTTGTGGACATATCCTAAAAATCAATCTGGCAAAGAAGATAGGCGCTGCTCTCAACCACAATTCAAACCACAGCAACATCTTAGAGAACGCATACTGGAGATACTTATTAAATCAATATTCTTTCAGTACTATTTTACTGTTCAGAGACTAGTCGAAAGCATACTTACCAGGTTCAGAAGAGCCCCTTGAATAAGTTTCTTCtgtaattctctctctttctgtctctcttgtAGAGCTGCCAGCCTCTTCTGATTATCCTGCAGTTGTTTCTCCTTTTCATTTGACTCACTTGAGACAGCAGTAGGAATGCAAAACTCTTCTTTACTTTTGTGAAGACTTTTCTTATGGTTCTCACTTTTCTGAAATTTAGAGGATGAACCTTTACTGCTTGCATCCTTCTTTGGTTTCTCAGGAAGAGATTCTGGGCCTTCCAATTCACATTTAATGTGTTTCTGTGTGACAGATAAAACACTATCTGTGTCAGCGCTTTCCTCCTCGCTTCCACTGACACTAGTTGTGGTGCAGTCCTCACTGTCTCCTCTGTTTTCTGTTTGATTTTCTGCATGAGAATTCAAGTAGTTTTTCTCTCGTAATGAAGGTGGTTTCCAAATAGCCTTTTCGCTTCCACCTTCTGTGTACTGGGAATCTGACACCTTCTTCAGCTGGTTGCTGACGGTATTTTGCTTCTTTTTCACACTTCTGTCTTCAAGTGAACATAATATGGAACAAACAGACTGTCTGGGAGCTGAGTGTTTCCCATAACAAGAACAGCTTGGTTTTGAAACCTCTTCTAAAGATTTCTTTTTCAAATCAACAAGGCTTGAGGAATTCTGGTTATATTTTCTTTTACAGCTGCAAGAACCTTCCCTGCTCATCTCCTCAAAATTCTCATTTTCACATAATGACCCTATTCCTCTGAAAGGCTGAAATTTCAAACTGGAGGTATTTTCCATTGGCTTCTCATCATCAGcactctcctctccctctaaAATGGCAGCAACTATATCTTCAGGATTAATAGATGTTTTAGTTGTAGAGGCAATTTCATAAGTCTTTTTACTACATTTGGTGTTACTAATATTACCTTCAGTTTTGCAGTGACTATCCCTCTGCTTAGCTTCTATATCTCCTTGTGAAGATTCAATACTTGCAGTGGCTAGTGCTTCTAACTCAGGTAACGTAAGATCTAGGCGGTAACAGTTTTGCATCAAGTCTTCATAATTAGAGTCAGCTTCAGATTCACTTGCTTCAGGCTCTGAATCAAAACTAGTAGAACCAGACTTGCTGTCAACTCTGTTGTCCTGTAGTTCAGACGCCCGAGGTTTTGCTGTTTTGTTATGCACtgcttttttgttatttttttctcttaactTATCTGGTGACAACACAAAGGAACCATTTGCATAATCAGAGCTTTTGTTGCTTTTGAAAGTTTCATTCCTAACATTATCCTTCCTTTGCATTTTCACCAGCTCAGAATCTCTTAGAATTTTAGTTTTCACACTGTTTTTATCTGGAGTTTTAGTCACAGCAATAATTTCACCTGTATCTGCTGAATCATAATCCGTGTCATTATCAATAGTCTTTCCTTGTTTGTTACATCCCTTACTCAGTTTCTTCATAATATTTGGATTGGTTAAAGACCAGTGAGTGTTATATTTTAGCTCAAAATTATCCCCCACAACTTCCAAATGATCACTTTCAGATTCAATATTTGTTTTAGCTTTCtgtatttccttttctttctccatCATTGCCTTGATTTCTTCTTCAGAATCAACATCAGTGTCTGAAATGCTGTTTGTATTCCTGTTAGGCTTAACACCAGATG from Gopherus flavomarginatus isolate rGopFla2 chromosome 6, rGopFla2.mat.asm, whole genome shotgun sequence includes these protein-coding regions:
- the NOL8 gene encoding nucleolar protein 8, with amino-acid sequence MEKKQVLKRLYVGGLGHTVSEAELQERFNKFGNVTDAEIVIRKDDQGNPMKTFAYINISISEADLKRCMSILNKARWKGGTLQIELAKESFLHRLAQERQEARMKKEKPHTDGKGNLLESLNKAGVVNFHMKAVPGTEVPDHKDWVVSKFGRVLPILHLKGRHKSKIMKYDPSKYCHNLRKLEQDLTDTVPISKLTWQLEGRDDSMSKKRRGEFPEIKKTPKKKKIQSSEDLNKTPGRNLQSKKANLTQTKVVEMSNSKSTGLSKFLQTPSVNSIDKKRKELFLDKNLASGVKPNRNTNSISDTDVDSEEEIKAMMEKEKEIQKAKTNIESESDHLEVVGDNFELKYNTHWSLTNPNIMKKLSKGCNKQGKTIDNDTDYDSADTGEIIAVTKTPDKNSVKTKILRDSELVKMQRKDNVRNETFKSNKSSDYANGSFVLSPDKLREKNNKKAVHNKTAKPRASELQDNRVDSKSGSTSFDSEPEASESEADSNYEDLMQNCYRLDLTLPELEALATASIESSQGDIEAKQRDSHCKTEGNISNTKCSKKTYEIASTTKTSINPEDIVAAILEGEESADDEKPMENTSSLKFQPFRGIGSLCENENFEEMSREGSCSCKRKYNQNSSSLVDLKKKSLEEVSKPSCSCYGKHSAPRQSVCSILCSLEDRSVKKKQNTVSNQLKKVSDSQYTEGGSEKAIWKPPSLREKNYLNSHAENQTENRGDSEDCTTTSVSGSEEESADTDSVLSVTQKHIKCELEGPESLPEKPKKDASSKGSSSKFQKSENHKKSLHKSKEEFCIPTAVSSESNEKEKQLQDNQKRLAALQERQKERELQKKLIQGALLNLENQSASKHKHIVFDSDGESEAEVEEKSKEEATIGNLPGKEFTSKISGKLFESSDDEQDAAGEDDRFQIKPQFEGKAGEKLMHLQSRFGTDERFRMDSRFLESGSEEEEEAKKMKTDEEGELAAEKKKNLEILGSLLEINLEHTRSSKLARNTKKFKDINTLRYDPTRQDHAVFERKTDTTEKESKAKRKKKREEAEKLPEVSKEIYYDVAVDLKEVFGSTKCAAEKSEIIPWDKHDAVKESTLADQHILRLNVGGNVEEKSSGFTFSFFGDDMNKSALKEEPYVIETIRPARIAWQEDPRFQDSSSEEDDEPEASESENCKEMSQSLPQMKMSRFFFFSKDDERLRDGPKLFCRSSNLNEEKDNWENRRRLLLEECRKKHKDARRKVKAKQ